In Phacochoerus africanus isolate WHEZ1 chromosome 16, ROS_Pafr_v1, whole genome shotgun sequence, one genomic interval encodes:
- the CYREN gene encoding cell cycle regulator of non-homologous end joining isoform X2 translates to MEALKSENKKRVLPTWMTAHGAEKKTTKRRRADLVPTAAARLPATRTVYCMNEAEMVDVALGILIEQGRKQEKPWEQPPLAGADKPARSPASSAPPAPRPPGTRSEDEERGGEDTPAPVPRPPPGPAGSEPARSPSPEQDHDALKYVREIFFS, encoded by the exons ATGGAAGccttaaaatctgaaaataaaaagagagtccTTCCCACCTGGATGACAGCCCACGGGGCTGAAAAGAAGACCACCAAGAGGAGGAGAGCAGACCTGGTGCCCACGGCGGCAGCAAG ACTTCCTGCCACGAGGACCGTGTACTGCATGAATGAAGCTGAGATGGTAGACGTCGCTCTGGGGATCCTGATTGAG CAGGGCCGAAAACAGGAAAAGCCTTGGGAGCAGCCGCCCCTGGCCGGCGCTGATAAGCCAGCGCGCTCCCCGGCCAGCTCGGCGCCGCCGGCACCGCGTCCCCCCGGGACCAGGAGTGAGGACGAGGAGCGCGGCGGCGAGGACACCCCTGCGCCGGTCCCCCGCCCTCCCCCGGGGCCCGCCGGCTCTGAGCCGGCCCGCAGCCCAAGCCCCGAGCAGGACCACGATGCGTTAAAATACGTCCGGGAGATATTTTTCAGCTGA
- the TMEM140 gene encoding transmembrane protein 140 — protein sequence MPTPRWRRGAQLLFPGIVLLTAAVIFLLFYALLWKAGNLVDLPDLRIGFYNFCLWNEGTGALQCHQFPELEALGVPRVGLALARLGVYGALVLTLFVPLPLLLAWCNRHEGEWQLAVGFLATASALLASGLGLFLTYTWKWLRLSLLGPGFLALGAAQALLILALMATAVFPQRATDKSLAAASPV from the coding sequence ATGCCCACCCCGAGGTGGAGGCGCGGCGCCCAGCTGCTGTTCCCGGGCATCGTGCTGCTCACGGCCGCGGTCATCTTCCTGCTGTTCTACGCGCTCCTCTGGAAGGCCGGCAACCTCGTCGACCTGCCCGACCTCCGGATCGGCTTCTACAACTTCTGCCTCTGGAACGAGGGCACGGGCGCCCTGCAGTGCCACCAGTTCCCCGAGCTGGAAGCCCTGGGGGTGCCCCGAGTGGGCCTGGCCCTGGCCAGGCTGGGCGTGTACGGGGCCCTGGTCCTCACCCTCTTCGTGCCgctgcccctcctcctggcctggTGCAACCGTCATGAGGGAGAGTGGCAGCTGGCCGTGGGCTTCCTGGCCACGGCCTCCGCGCTGCTGGCCAGCGGCCTGGGCCTCTTCCTCACCTACACGTGGAAGTGGCTCAGGCTCTCCCTCCTGGGGCCCGGCTTTCTAGCTCTGGGCGCTGCCCAGGCCTTACTCATCCTCGCACTTATGGCCACGGCTGTGTTCCCTCAGAGAGCAACGGACAAGAGCTTGGCAGCTGCCAGTCCCGTCTAA
- the CYREN gene encoding cell cycle regulator of non-homologous end joining isoform X3, producing the protein MEALKSENKKRVLPTWMTAHGAEKKTTKRRRADLVPTAAARLPATRTVYCMNEAEMVDVALGILIEGRKQEKPWEQPPLAGADKPARSPASSAPPAPRPPGTRSEDEERGGEDTPAPVPRPPPGPAGSEPARSPSPEQDHDALKYVREIFFS; encoded by the exons ATGGAAGccttaaaatctgaaaataaaaagagagtccTTCCCACCTGGATGACAGCCCACGGGGCTGAAAAGAAGACCACCAAGAGGAGGAGAGCAGACCTGGTGCCCACGGCGGCAGCAAG ACTTCCTGCCACGAGGACCGTGTACTGCATGAATGAAGCTGAGATGGTAGACGTCGCTCTGGGGATCCTGATTGAG GGCCGAAAACAGGAAAAGCCTTGGGAGCAGCCGCCCCTGGCCGGCGCTGATAAGCCAGCGCGCTCCCCGGCCAGCTCGGCGCCGCCGGCACCGCGTCCCCCCGGGACCAGGAGTGAGGACGAGGAGCGCGGCGGCGAGGACACCCCTGCGCCGGTCCCCCGCCCTCCCCCGGGGCCCGCCGGCTCTGAGCCGGCCCGCAGCCCAAGCCCCGAGCAGGACCACGATGCGTTAAAATACGTCCGGGAGATATTTTTCAGCTGA
- the CYREN gene encoding cell cycle regulator of non-homologous end joining isoform X1, with product MEALKSENKKRVLPTWMTAHGAEKKTTKRRRADLVPTAAARLPATRTVYCMNEAEMVDVALGILIERVKEAQAHLLCLPFLLLSRAENRKSLGSSRPWPALISQRAPRPARRRRHRVPPGPGVRTRSAAARTPLRRSPALPRGPPALSRPAAQAPSRTTMR from the exons ATGGAAGccttaaaatctgaaaataaaaagagagtccTTCCCACCTGGATGACAGCCCACGGGGCTGAAAAGAAGACCACCAAGAGGAGGAGAGCAGACCTGGTGCCCACGGCGGCAGCAAG ACTTCCTGCCACGAGGACCGTGTACTGCATGAATGAAGCTGAGATGGTAGACGTCGCTCTGGGGATCCTGATTGAG CGCGTTAAGGAAGCGCAAGCCCATCTGCTTTGCCTGCCGTTTCTCCTACTCAGCAGGGCCGAAAACAGGAAAAGCCTTGGGAGCAGCCGCCCCTGGCCGGCGCTGATAAGCCAGCGCGCTCCCCGGCCAGCTCGGCGCCGCCGGCACCGCGTCCCCCCGGGACCAGGAGTGAGGACGAGGAGCGCGGCGGCGAGGACACCCCTGCGCCGGTCCCCCGCCCTCCCCCGGGGCCCGCCGGCTCTGAGCCGGCCCGCAGCCCAAGCCCCGAGCAGGACCACGATGCGTTAA